In Spodoptera frugiperda isolate SF20-4 chromosome 1, AGI-APGP_CSIRO_Sfru_2.0, whole genome shotgun sequence, the following are encoded in one genomic region:
- the LOC118273365 gene encoding protein arginine N-methyltransferase 3-like, whose protein sequence is MSDVPDLSSDEDNFEDDEWQEMETNDTTVTCLFCPNVLSNIEEGITHCKSVHKFDLNELKLKFNMDCYSYIKLINYIRTHKPTPEVITNLNRVLWDDDKYYKPVEQDEWLMYDFDALTDKPSSPKTYHANVENGLVTLSEAHFSELQRTIQLLTQQLAESSTLLNNAKEDIKKMQDSMQTLVEGGNKNNIEVPTEANCVASVPLEIDDGYFSTYAHFGIHYDMLSDKVRTETYRDAILNNKETLKDKVVLDLGCGTGILSMFCATAGAKTVYALDQSEIIYHAMDIVRENNLQDVIKLVKGRLEDTKLNEKVDIIVSEWMGYFLLFEGMLDSVIYARDHCLKPGGLLLPNRCNISLVANGDIDTHKKLIDYWSDVYGYKMNCMKSEVVREASIDVVGSKFIISEPCVVKDIDINTCKIDVMDFTSEFKLPIVKDGVLTSIVGYFDTFFDLPNAIDFSTGPHKTPTHWKQTVFYFKDCKEVKQGDVIEGTIICNRQKSDVRGLSIQLNIFGKTHKYILS, encoded by the coding sequence ATGTCGGACGTACCAGATCTCAGTAGCGATGAGGATAATTTTGAGGACGATGAATGGCAAGAAATGGAAACTAACGACACCACGGTAACATGCTTATTTTGTCCGAACGTTTTATCGAATATTGAGGAAGGAATCACACATTGCAAGTCTGTTCACAAGTTTGACTTGAACGAATTGAAACTGAAGTTCAATATGGATTGCTATTCATACATTAAACTGATTAATTATATCCGAACACACAAACCCACTCCTGAGGTTATAACGAACTTGAACCGGGTGTTGTGGGACGACGACAAGTATTACAAACCCGTAGAACAGGATGAGTGGCTCATGTACGACTTCGACGCTCTCACTGACAAGCCAAGTTCACCAAAAACTTACCATGCTAATGTAGAAAACGGCTTAGTTACTTTATCCGAGGCACATTTCAGTGAGCTTCAAAGAACCATACAGTTGCTAACACAACAATTAGCTGAGAGTTCAACACTCCTAAATAATGCAAAGgaggatattaaaaaaatgcaagaTTCAATGCAAACTCTAGTTGAAGGCGGCAATAAGAATAATATTGAAGTACCGACTGAAGCCAACTGTGTTGCAAGTGTTCCTCTAGAGATTGACGATGGCTACTTTAGTACTTATGCTCATTTCGGTATCCATTATGACATGCTTTCAGACAAAGTACGGACAGAAACCTATAGGGACGCAATATTGAATAACAAAGAAACATTGAAAGACAAAGTTGTCCTAGACCTGGGTTGTGGTACCGGTATCTTATCAATGTTCTGTGCTACAGCTGGAGCTAAAACAGTGTATGCGCTCGACCAATCAGAAATAATATACCATGCAATGGACATAGTGAGGGAAAACAACTTACAAgatgttataaaattagtgAAAGGAAGACTAGAGGATACAAAATTGAATGAAAAGGTTGATATTATAGTTTCCGAGTGGATGGGATACTTTCTGCTGTTTGAAGGGATGTTAGATAGTGTGATATATGCAAGGGATCATTGTCTTAAACCTGGCGGACTCCTGCTACCAAATAGGTGCAATATAAGCCTTGTTGCAAACGGCGATATAGACACACATAAGAAGCTTATAGACTACTGGTCAGATGTCTACGGATATAAAATGAACTGTATGAAATCTGAAGTTGTTAGGGAAGCAAGTATTGATGTTGTTGGATCAAAATTCATAATATCCGAGCCTTGTGTTGTCAAAGACATTGACATAAACACATGCAAAATTGATGTCATGGACTTTACATCGGAATTTAAACTGCCTATTGTGAAGGATGGTGTTCTAACCTCCATTGTTGGTTACTTTGACACCTTCTTTGACTTGCCAAATGCAATAGATTTCTCAACTGGACCCCATAAGACACCAACACATTGGAAACAAACTGTTTTTTACTTCAAAGATTGTAAAGAGGTCAAGCAAGGAGATGTGATTGAGGGTACAATAATTTGTAATAGGCAGAAATCAGATGTCCGAGGCTTATCCATTCAGCTGAATATATTTGGCAAGACTCATAAGTACATCCTTAGTTGA